Part of the Roseofilum capinflatum BLCC-M114 genome, GCATTCCCCTAACCGTCGCCGAACTGGTGGGTTTAGGCTGGGATAAACTCGGCGTTCAATGGCCCTGGTCAGGGTATCGAGAGCGCCGCCAAGCTGTCCGAGAGAGCCTTTCGCGGGTTGATGCCTGGCATTTGAAAAACAAACCCATCAGTCAACTTTCTGGCGGCGAAACCAAACGAGTCTTATTAGCCTATTGTCTGGCCCGGCCGCGAAAACTACTCATTCTAGATGAAGCTCCTGCGGGGTTAGATATCCGTGGAGAAGCGGAATTTTATCAACTGCTCGAAGACCTCAAACGAGAATATCATTGGGCAATTTTACAAATTTCCCATGATTTAGATATGGTAAAAAAACAGTGCGATCGCGTCCTGTGTCTGAACCGGACTTTACTCTGTCAAGGCACACCCGAAACTACCCTCAGCACCGAAAACCTCATGGCCGCCTACGGTTCTGCCTTTGC contains:
- a CDS encoding metal ABC transporter ATP-binding protein, whose translation is MSEPVLEVEGLIVDRDRTPGVVRDVSFTLSPGTDTALIGPNGAGKSTLIQAILGILPRKAGNVSILGKPLTPQGKLPAHIRQQIAYLPQNFLFDRRIPLTVAELVGLGWDKLGVQWPWSGYRERRQAVRESLSRVDAWHLKNKPISQLSGGETKRVLLAYCLARPRKLLILDEAPAGLDIRGEAEFYQLLEDLKREYHWAILQISHDLDMVKKQCDRVLCLNRTLLCQGTPETTLSTENLMAAYGSAFARYHHHHSCPKSQE